A portion of the Stigmatella aurantiaca DW4/3-1 genome contains these proteins:
- a CDS encoding class I SAM-dependent methyltransferase has protein sequence MSAQYDQIGDKTENWDVLPVRSGYMEGHTIFKVLGSVKGKSVLDLACGDGLYTRQFKERGATRVVGVDISEEMIRIAQQNEEAQPLGLEYHVSDVASMPSLGSFDLVTAVYLLHYASSPEHMLRMCRSIHAHLKPGGSFVTYAFNPDFSAKGPNSTRYGITMLAFPEAPRDGQAISAELHTKNPFTIHFSYWSRSTHEQALRAAGFHTITWQRPECSPEGLAKYGQAFWQDYIDNPHAVALRCEK, from the coding sequence ATGTCGGCACAGTATGACCAGATTGGAGACAAGACCGAGAACTGGGACGTGCTGCCGGTGCGCTCGGGGTACATGGAGGGACACACGATCTTCAAGGTCCTCGGCTCCGTGAAGGGCAAGAGCGTCCTCGACCTGGCATGCGGTGACGGGCTGTACACGCGGCAGTTCAAGGAGCGGGGGGCCACGCGGGTGGTGGGCGTGGACATCTCGGAGGAGATGATTCGCATTGCCCAGCAGAATGAAGAGGCTCAGCCGCTGGGCCTCGAGTACCACGTGTCTGACGTGGCCAGCATGCCCTCGCTGGGCTCCTTCGACCTCGTGACGGCCGTTTACCTGCTGCACTATGCGTCGTCGCCCGAGCACATGCTTCGGATGTGCCGGAGCATTCACGCCCATCTGAAGCCGGGGGGCAGCTTCGTCACTTACGCGTTCAACCCCGACTTCAGCGCGAAGGGCCCCAACAGCACCCGCTACGGGATCACCATGCTGGCTTTCCCGGAGGCGCCGCGGGATGGACAGGCGATCTCCGCGGAACTGCACACGAAGAATCCATTCACGATCCACTTCTCTTACTGGAGCCGGAGCACGCACGAGCAGGCGCTTCGCGCGGCGGGATTTCACACCATCACCTGGCAGCGTCCCGAATGCTCCCCGGAGGGGCTCGCGAAGTACGGTCAGGCGTTCTGGCAGGATTACATCGACAACCCGCACGCGGTGGCGCTGCGCTGCGAGAAGTAA
- the lanKC gene encoding class III lanthionine synthetase LanKC has translation MEGIERRARKDLYLFTLVHPERYEGLERYQPRQPGFSEHLAPLLPEGWRGSQQGIWYGVVPPDHRLPAMGFKIHLSAVHGHARPLLSAIVPVLVEERVAFKVLVDDVMLDLSNSSLWSGGACGKFVTIYPRDLAHFHRLLERLAPVTRGFAGPYILSDRSYRNSKVLFYRYGPFVSAGGVNLQGEPETSFVGPDGQRVEDVRQPYFLLPEGVRDPFPEEPEEDEDGGALKHRYQPLRVLGNSSKGGIYLCWDLQREREVVVKEARPLINQGRHLCHDALDALENERCILRALEGTGVAPELLDVFQEWEHHFIVMERAPGLSLAQLMAQNAFGLVLTGAPSAEQLRTYGETFLGIARKLVAQVRAVHAQGVVIRDFAPQNILFDAGSGKVTLIDFESAYSERDDVVSPLIPMATLGFGADAHSTGKLNEKPTPEQDWRALSRVLGDLLYPVAPFFSLAPERRRPLLKHFARERGLPDFFVQIVFAAEEPSRLDALLDEAQRSLPRLRAVPRSSPALDEASLRERMEGAAHFIEEEVRQAEDPLTLATDYRRCVTNRLGVAYGASGIAVALQRMRGAAPERLVHALVAEAAQASHRRYPPGLYVGLSGIAWSLLELGQREAAERLMAMGVDSPLLGHGADLFYGDAGVGLAHLFFLKRLGDPRSLRHALEAFERIATRLEETREGLRYVNQGEAYCGLAHGSAGIGYFLLRLYEATGERSHLERARALLDHDLGQGREYGGQWCFSRSEREPVLYPYWAMGGAGLGTIALRFHAVLGEPRYLQAAQRIADGLRGQYSVFPSHFYGMAGLGHFFVDLHQHTGEPGDREEALRFAERALLFAMDRPTGWVTPGEGLLRVSTDYATGSAGIGVLLHRLLAGGGIPMFDF, from the coding sequence ATGGAAGGCATCGAGCGCAGGGCGCGCAAGGATTTGTATCTCTTCACGCTGGTGCACCCGGAGCGTTACGAGGGGCTGGAGCGTTACCAGCCCCGGCAGCCGGGATTCAGCGAGCACCTGGCGCCCCTTCTACCGGAGGGCTGGCGGGGCTCTCAGCAGGGCATCTGGTACGGCGTGGTGCCCCCGGATCACCGGCTCCCCGCCATGGGGTTCAAGATCCACCTGTCGGCGGTCCATGGCCATGCCCGGCCGCTCCTGTCCGCCATCGTGCCGGTTCTCGTCGAGGAGCGGGTCGCGTTCAAGGTTCTGGTCGATGACGTGATGCTCGACTTGAGCAACTCCAGCCTTTGGAGCGGGGGCGCCTGCGGAAAGTTCGTCACCATCTATCCCCGGGACCTGGCGCACTTCCACCGGCTGCTCGAACGCCTGGCTCCGGTGACGCGGGGCTTCGCGGGCCCCTACATCCTCTCGGACCGCTCCTACCGGAACAGCAAGGTTCTCTTCTACCGCTATGGTCCCTTCGTCTCCGCGGGCGGGGTCAACCTCCAGGGCGAGCCGGAGACGTCCTTCGTGGGGCCGGATGGACAGCGCGTGGAGGATGTCCGTCAGCCCTATTTCCTTCTTCCCGAGGGGGTCAGAGACCCCTTCCCCGAGGAGCCGGAGGAAGACGAGGACGGGGGGGCTTTGAAGCACCGCTATCAGCCGCTTCGCGTCCTGGGAAACTCGAGCAAGGGCGGCATCTATCTTTGCTGGGATCTTCAGAGGGAGCGGGAGGTGGTGGTCAAGGAGGCACGTCCCCTCATCAACCAGGGCCGGCACCTGTGCCACGATGCCCTGGACGCGCTGGAGAACGAGCGCTGCATCCTCCGGGCCCTGGAGGGCACGGGGGTGGCCCCGGAGCTCCTCGATGTGTTTCAAGAATGGGAGCACCATTTCATCGTCATGGAGCGGGCGCCTGGCCTGAGCCTCGCGCAGCTCATGGCCCAGAACGCCTTCGGCCTCGTGCTGACGGGGGCCCCCTCGGCCGAGCAGCTCCGGACCTATGGCGAGACCTTCCTGGGAATCGCCCGGAAGCTCGTTGCCCAGGTCAGGGCCGTGCACGCCCAAGGGGTGGTCATCCGGGATTTCGCGCCGCAGAACATCCTCTTCGATGCCGGCAGCGGGAAGGTGACCCTCATCGACTTCGAGTCCGCCTACAGCGAACGCGACGACGTTGTCAGCCCCCTCATTCCCATGGCCACGCTTGGCTTCGGGGCGGATGCCCACTCCACGGGCAAGCTGAACGAGAAGCCCACCCCGGAGCAGGATTGGCGCGCCCTGAGCCGTGTTCTGGGAGACCTCCTCTATCCAGTCGCGCCCTTCTTCTCGCTTGCCCCCGAGCGCCGCCGGCCCCTGTTGAAACACTTCGCGCGGGAACGAGGCCTCCCCGACTTCTTCGTCCAGATCGTCTTTGCTGCCGAGGAGCCCAGCCGGCTCGATGCGTTGCTGGACGAGGCGCAGCGGAGCCTCCCGCGTCTGCGTGCGGTCCCGCGGTCCTCGCCTGCTCTGGACGAGGCGTCCCTGAGGGAGCGCATGGAAGGGGCGGCCCACTTCATCGAGGAGGAGGTTCGCCAGGCAGAGGACCCCCTGACGCTCGCCACGGACTACCGGCGGTGCGTGACCAACCGGTTGGGCGTGGCCTATGGGGCCTCGGGCATCGCCGTGGCGCTTCAACGGATGCGGGGCGCTGCGCCCGAGCGGCTCGTGCACGCGCTCGTGGCGGAGGCGGCCCAGGCCAGCCACCGCCGCTACCCTCCCGGGCTCTATGTGGGCCTGTCGGGCATCGCCTGGAGTCTGCTCGAACTGGGCCAGCGAGAAGCGGCGGAGCGGCTCATGGCAATGGGGGTGGACTCCCCCCTGCTCGGCCATGGCGCCGACCTGTTCTATGGCGATGCGGGAGTGGGGCTTGCCCACCTGTTCTTCCTGAAGCGGTTGGGAGACCCGCGCTCTTTGCGTCACGCCCTGGAGGCTTTCGAGCGCATCGCGACGAGGTTGGAGGAGACCCGGGAGGGCCTCCGCTACGTCAACCAGGGAGAGGCCTACTGCGGGCTCGCCCATGGGAGCGCGGGCATCGGCTACTTCTTGCTGCGGCTGTATGAGGCCACGGGAGAGCGCTCGCATCTGGAGCGGGCGCGAGCCCTGCTCGATCATGATCTCGGCCAAGGCCGGGAGTACGGCGGCCAGTGGTGCTTTTCACGATCGGAGCGCGAGCCGGTCCTCTACCCGTACTGGGCCATGGGGGGAGCGGGGTTGGGCACCATCGCGCTGCGTTTTCACGCGGTGCTGGGAGAGCCGCGCTACCTCCAGGCTGCCCAGCGTATCGCTGACGGCCTCAGGGGCCAGTACAGCGTCTTTCCCTCCCACTTTTATGGCATGGCGGGGCTCGGCCACTTCTTCGTGGATCTCCACCAGCACACGGGCGAGCCCGGCGACCGCGAGGAGGCCTTGCGCTTCGCCGAGCGCGCATTGCTCTTCGCCATGGACCGGCCCACGGGTTGGGTGACGCCGGGCGAGGGGCTCCTGCGCGTCTCCACCGACTACGCCACGGGGTCAGCGGGCATCGGCGTCTTGTTGCACCGGCTCCTCGCGGGCGGTGGCATTCCCATGTTCGACTTCTGA
- a CDS encoding VOC family protein — translation MNHLALVACDVPGMERFYRDYFGFQPGHGPGFLIGDRGFLLSIEPVEVPPEIPAWLHHGFHLASRSELLALHERMRERGVAMVEPVKEQGATVVFFCRDPGGYLVEVRARASP, via the coding sequence ATGAACCACCTCGCCCTTGTGGCGTGTGATGTCCCAGGGATGGAGCGGTTCTACCGGGACTACTTCGGCTTCCAGCCGGGCCATGGGCCGGGCTTCTTGATCGGTGACCGGGGCTTCCTCCTGTCGATCGAGCCCGTGGAAGTCCCTCCCGAGATTCCCGCGTGGCTGCACCATGGCTTCCACCTCGCCTCGCGCTCCGAACTCCTCGCGCTCCACGAGCGAATGCGGGAGCGCGGCGTGGCCATGGTCGAGCCTGTGAAAGAGCAGGGGGCCACGGTGGTGTTCTTCTGCCGTGACCCCGGAGGGTACCTCGTCGAGGTGCGTGCACGCGCCTCGCCCTAG
- a CDS encoding serine/threonine-protein kinase has translation MDELLPEALPPGTLLGSWRVDGWAGFGTYGVVYRAHRTGRLFPQPVALKLARYPHDARFDREAELLSRIQHPGVPRLLGRGTWTRGPRRERHPYLVMQWVEGLRLYKWAEEHPLTSRQALRLLAQTARALEATHACGGLHRDIKGDNILVGPEGQVFLMDFGCGTWEGAAPLTDGLLAPGTRIYRSPQALRFYRDHLRSNNSPYPATPADDVYALGVMAYRLCTEIYPPLATNLSVVGNDGRDAQEVRVPPSQLKPLAPSLESFILRMLCDTPQDRGSAGELAAAMEAAAATAGAEADEPLGTSRSAVPPEVTRPPTAVPRRSGGIWPAALLPSAAGLLILVSGHLKLEGRWAPSSSLSDGGTGGVADAAVEAIPVSSVPREPEPSRLSLDMPKEPLPGQSRPPCPRNQISIRGGCWVEIAQDSPPCGEGYYHWKGACYFPVVVPPRPSTSDKHEN, from the coding sequence ATGGACGAGCTGTTGCCCGAGGCGCTGCCGCCCGGGACCCTTCTGGGGTCATGGCGGGTCGACGGCTGGGCGGGCTTCGGCACGTATGGGGTGGTCTACCGGGCACATCGAACTGGGCGGCTCTTTCCCCAGCCGGTGGCCCTCAAGCTGGCGCGCTACCCCCATGACGCGCGCTTCGACCGCGAGGCGGAACTCCTCTCCCGGATTCAGCATCCGGGGGTTCCCCGTCTGTTGGGGCGAGGCACCTGGACGAGAGGCCCCAGAAGAGAGCGCCACCCCTATCTGGTGATGCAATGGGTGGAGGGCTTGCGGCTGTACAAGTGGGCCGAGGAGCATCCGCTCACCTCCCGCCAGGCACTGCGGCTGCTGGCCCAGACGGCGCGAGCATTGGAGGCCACCCACGCCTGCGGAGGGCTTCACCGGGATATCAAGGGGGACAACATCCTGGTGGGGCCCGAAGGCCAGGTGTTCCTCATGGACTTCGGGTGTGGCACCTGGGAAGGGGCCGCTCCCCTGACCGACGGACTGTTGGCCCCTGGTACCAGGATCTACCGCAGCCCCCAAGCGCTGCGGTTCTACCGGGACCACCTTCGCTCGAACAACAGCCCCTACCCCGCCACGCCCGCGGATGACGTGTATGCGCTGGGAGTCATGGCCTACCGCCTCTGCACAGAAATCTATCCGCCCCTGGCGACGAACCTCTCCGTCGTAGGCAATGATGGACGCGACGCTCAGGAGGTACGGGTGCCTCCGAGCCAGTTGAAACCGCTGGCGCCCTCGTTGGAATCCTTCATCCTTCGCATGCTCTGCGACACCCCCCAAGATCGAGGCAGTGCTGGCGAACTCGCCGCCGCCATGGAGGCAGCGGCGGCAACGGCTGGGGCTGAAGCCGATGAGCCATTGGGCACAAGCCGTTCCGCCGTGCCCCCTGAAGTCACGCGCCCACCCACCGCTGTACCTCGTCGCAGTGGAGGCATTTGGCCTGCGGCGCTCCTCCCGTCGGCTGCCGGGCTCCTCATCCTGGTCTCAGGGCATTTGAAGCTGGAAGGGCGCTGGGCTCCGTCCTCCAGCCTGAGCGATGGAGGAACTGGGGGCGTCGCGGATGCCGCCGTCGAAGCGATTCCAGTGTCCAGCGTACCTCGGGAGCCAGAACCAAGCAGGCTGAGCCTCGACATGCCCAAGGAGCCCTTACCGGGCCAAAGCCGACCGCCCTGTCCCCGCAATCAGATCAGCATCCGAGGAGGGTGCTGGGTTGAAATCGCTCAAGATTCACCCCCCTGCGGAGAGGGCTACTACCATTGGAAAGGGGCCTGTTACTTCCCGGTGGTTGTGCCTCCAAGGCCCAGCACCTCCGACAAGCATGAGAATTGA
- a CDS encoding DUF4832 domain-containing protein: MSQSWPWIRRVFRLPLAAGAMLPLLLLSPTAQAAISGVVLSNDATHVTYEFQYSGAPAYLRAYIDVDRNAATGFAQQGVGADYLLENGTLYKHLGGGWLWQSVATVTHSSTGGIARWRVARADIGETASPNDADLVFQVESPLETSAKTPHVYSGSPPSGTTSWYSASSATIANPERGFYHYTGDCDKSDFVASTLRSYRETQKISQVLCIFYLAEFKNSPISQAQLDRFQRQANTVRSAGLKMIVRFAYTTSTDGDDAPLSRVTAHLDQLAPYLSAHSDVISVVQAGFIGAWGEWYYTQKFGNAGTVTQADWNNRKAVVDKLLGVLPASRMVQLRTPKFKRTLYGTSALASAQAYNGSAQARIGHHNDCFLASPDDWGTYENTSVEYPYLAAETNYLPMGGETCNANPPRSDCATALSEMSLFHYSYLNTDYHSSVLNGWTNGGCRPEIDRRLGYRFALVSGTFPTTATRGGALSVDITLRNEGWAAPFNPRPVELVLRNTSSGATHRLPLSADPRRWAPGTSVRLNQSVTLPAGLTAGNYALLLNLPDPAPALNTRPEYAIQFANADVWEANTGFNTLQRNVTVQ; this comes from the coding sequence GTGTCTCAATCGTGGCCTTGGATTCGCCGAGTCTTCCGCCTGCCGCTCGCCGCTGGAGCGATGCTGCCCCTCCTGCTGCTGTCACCCACCGCCCAAGCGGCCATTTCCGGGGTGGTGTTAAGCAACGATGCTACCCACGTCACCTATGAGTTTCAGTACAGCGGGGCTCCCGCTTATCTGCGCGCGTACATCGACGTGGACCGGAACGCGGCGACCGGCTTCGCGCAGCAAGGCGTCGGGGCGGACTACCTGCTCGAGAACGGCACGCTTTACAAGCATCTGGGAGGAGGCTGGCTCTGGCAGTCCGTTGCGACGGTGACGCACTCGAGCACAGGAGGCATTGCCCGCTGGAGGGTGGCTCGGGCGGACATCGGCGAAACCGCATCCCCGAACGATGCGGACCTCGTCTTCCAGGTGGAGTCACCCCTGGAGACGTCTGCCAAGACTCCCCACGTTTACAGTGGGAGCCCGCCGTCTGGCACGACGTCCTGGTACTCGGCGAGCAGCGCCACGATCGCCAACCCAGAGCGCGGCTTCTACCATTACACCGGGGACTGCGACAAAAGCGACTTTGTCGCCTCCACGCTGCGGAGTTACCGCGAGACTCAGAAGATCTCCCAGGTGCTCTGCATCTTCTACCTCGCGGAGTTCAAGAACAGCCCCATCAGCCAGGCCCAACTGGACCGCTTCCAGCGGCAAGCGAACACCGTCCGGTCCGCGGGACTCAAGATGATCGTCCGCTTCGCCTACACCACCTCGACCGATGGAGACGATGCGCCCCTGAGCCGTGTCACCGCGCACCTGGATCAGCTGGCGCCCTACCTGAGCGCCCACAGTGATGTCATTTCCGTGGTGCAGGCGGGGTTCATTGGCGCATGGGGCGAGTGGTACTACACCCAGAAGTTCGGGAACGCGGGCACTGTGACGCAGGCCGATTGGAACAACCGCAAGGCCGTGGTCGACAAGCTGCTCGGGGTCTTGCCCGCCTCTCGCATGGTTCAGCTGCGGACCCCCAAGTTCAAGCGCACCCTGTACGGCACGTCGGCGCTCGCCTCCGCGCAGGCGTACAACGGCTCCGCGCAGGCTCGCATCGGACACCACAATGACTGCTTCTTGGCCAGTCCGGATGACTGGGGGACCTATGAGAACACGTCCGTGGAGTACCCCTATCTGGCGGCGGAGACGAACTATCTGCCCATGGGCGGCGAGACCTGCAACGCCAACCCCCCCCGCTCGGATTGCGCCACGGCGTTGAGCGAGATGAGCTTGTTTCACTACTCTTATCTGAACACGGACTACCATTCCTCGGTCCTCAATGGCTGGACGAATGGCGGGTGCAGGCCCGAGATCGATCGTCGGCTCGGGTACCGGTTCGCCCTGGTGTCGGGGACCTTTCCCACGACGGCCACCCGGGGCGGGGCCTTGTCCGTGGACATCACGCTCAGGAACGAGGGGTGGGCCGCGCCCTTCAATCCCCGGCCGGTGGAGTTGGTCCTGCGCAACACCTCGAGCGGCGCCACGCACCGCCTGCCCCTGTCCGCGGATCCTCGCCGATGGGCACCCGGGACGAGCGTGCGGCTCAACCAGAGCGTCACCCTCCCGGCGGGCCTGACGGCGGGAAACTATGCCCTGCTGCTGAACCTCCCGGATCCGGCGCCTGCGTTGAACACGCGGCCGGAGTACGCCATCCAGTTCGCCAACGCGGACGTCTGGGAGGCCAACACGGGGTTCAACACCCTTCAGCGGAACGTGACCGTGCAGTAG
- a CDS encoding glutamine synthetase family protein, translated as MSLFDGVGSGEHLLMLACNDLSGMTRGRAVPVRERDAYLQRGVGWVPADQALTPFDVIASPNPWGSTGDLRLKPDPAAEVRINLWPDVTPLQYALCDIIHTDGTPWDSCTRTYLRTALAELESETGLRLMAAFEHEFTLVGQEPPGPAFSLRAFRSEERLGNQIMAALEQAQQQPEMFLPEYGAGQFEVLCKPTAALAAADRAVFVRDICREVAARLGKRITFSPKLTPQGVGNGVHIHFSLWDRENRPVTYDPKGPGGLSQVAGRFAAGVVAHLPALCALTAPSVVSYLRLMPHHWSSAYTCLGHRNREAALRICPVEDRPGVDVSRQFNVEYRPADATACPYIALGALVRAGLDGIRRELAIPPLVNGDPSEMSEAERERAGAHRLPASLPEALSALEADATLRGGFSNDLLACYLSLKRTEMKVLDGLDPAAVCRRYAECY; from the coding sequence ATGAGCTTGTTCGACGGTGTGGGAAGTGGTGAGCACCTGCTCATGCTCGCCTGCAATGACCTCAGCGGAATGACCCGGGGCCGGGCGGTCCCGGTGCGCGAGCGCGACGCCTACCTCCAAAGAGGCGTCGGCTGGGTGCCCGCGGACCAGGCGCTCACCCCCTTCGACGTCATCGCCAGCCCCAATCCCTGGGGTTCGACGGGCGATCTGCGCCTCAAGCCAGACCCCGCCGCCGAGGTGAGAATCAACCTGTGGCCGGACGTAACCCCGCTCCAGTATGCCCTGTGCGACATCATCCACACGGACGGCACGCCCTGGGATTCATGTACGCGGACCTATCTGCGCACGGCCCTCGCGGAGTTGGAGTCAGAGACCGGGCTCAGGCTCATGGCCGCCTTCGAGCATGAGTTCACGCTGGTGGGCCAGGAGCCGCCCGGACCGGCGTTCTCGCTGCGCGCGTTCCGGTCGGAGGAGCGGCTGGGCAACCAGATCATGGCAGCGCTCGAGCAGGCCCAGCAGCAACCCGAGATGTTCCTGCCCGAGTACGGGGCGGGACAGTTCGAAGTGCTGTGCAAGCCAACGGCCGCCCTGGCGGCGGCGGACCGGGCCGTCTTCGTGCGCGACATCTGCCGTGAGGTCGCCGCGCGCCTCGGCAAACGCATCACCTTCTCTCCGAAGCTCACCCCCCAAGGCGTGGGCAACGGCGTGCACATCCACTTCAGTCTGTGGGATCGCGAGAACCGCCCGGTCACCTATGACCCGAAGGGGCCTGGCGGGCTGAGCCAGGTGGCGGGCCGCTTCGCCGCCGGCGTTGTGGCTCACCTGCCAGCGCTGTGCGCACTGACCGCGCCCAGCGTCGTCTCCTACCTTCGCTTGATGCCGCACCACTGGAGTTCAGCTTACACCTGCCTCGGCCACCGCAACCGCGAGGCCGCGCTGCGCATCTGCCCCGTGGAGGATCGGCCGGGCGTGGACGTCTCCCGCCAGTTCAACGTGGAGTACCGGCCCGCGGATGCGACAGCCTGTCCCTACATCGCGCTGGGCGCCCTGGTGCGGGCTGGCCTGGACGGAATCCGCCGCGAGCTGGCGATTCCACCGCTCGTCAACGGCGATCCCTCGGAGATGAGCGAGGCCGAGCGCGAGCGCGCGGGCGCCCACCGGCTGCCCGCGTCCCTGCCCGAAGCGCTCTCCGCGCTCGAAGCGGATGCGACCCTGCGCGGCGGATTCTCCAACGATCTGCTTGCCTGCTACCTGTCGCTCAAGCGCACGGAGATGAAGGTGCTCGACGGGCTGGACCCGGCCGCGGTTTGCCGCCGCTACGCCGAGTGCTACTGA
- a CDS encoding MarR family winged helix-turn-helix transcriptional regulator has translation MVRLRRSFTRRAISRQLEQELGEAVATSRAFVTDALDQGPSGQEGVTVGEVAERLGIDPSRASRMVTEAIEAGDVVRVVSQLDGRRTCLELTPQGRALADAAGQHRRHFFAAVMAEWRAADREEFARLLDQFVTSLDRMGANTPRRDKGPLV, from the coding sequence ATGGTCCGCCTCCGCCGCAGCTTCACGCGCCGCGCCATCAGCCGGCAGTTGGAGCAGGAGCTGGGCGAGGCGGTGGCCACCTCGCGCGCGTTCGTGACCGACGCGCTCGACCAGGGGCCCTCCGGGCAGGAGGGGGTGACGGTGGGAGAGGTGGCGGAGCGGCTCGGCATCGATCCGTCACGCGCCAGCCGGATGGTTACCGAGGCCATCGAGGCAGGAGATGTGGTCCGGGTCGTGTCACAGCTCGACGGGCGACGCACCTGTCTGGAGCTCACGCCCCAGGGACGCGCGCTCGCTGACGCCGCGGGGCAGCACCGGCGCCACTTCTTCGCCGCCGTGATGGCGGAGTGGCGCGCTGCGGATCGCGAGGAGTTCGCACGGCTGCTCGATCAGTTCGTCACGTCCCTCGATCGCATGGGTGCGAACACACCGAGGAGAGACAAGGGCCCCCTCGTGTGA